Sequence from the Nocardiopsis sp. YSL2 genome:
CGCCAGCGGGACCGGTGGGACGGGGGTGAACACCCGCCCGTCCCGCAACAAAGCCCACAGCACGCTCACCCTGCGCCGGGCCAGAGCGATCACCGCCTGGACGTGCTTGAGCCCCTCGCCCCGCTTCTTCTGATAGAACTCCCGGCTGGGCCCCTCGACCTTGAGCGCCGAGAGCGCGGACATGAAGAACACCCTGCGCAAAGCCCGGTTGTAGCGTTTGGGCCGGTGCAGATTACCGGTCCGTCTCCCGGAGTCCCGGGCCACCGGCACCAACCCGGCAGCCGAAGCCAGGTGCCCGGCGTCCCGGTAGGCGGTCAGGTCACCGGCGGCGGCGATGAACTCCGCCCCCAGGACGGGACCGAACCCGGGCACCGACTCGATGATCTTCGCGGCGTCCAGTTCGCGGAAGACCTCGCGAATCTGCTTCTCGGTGTCCTTGAGCCGGTCGTCCAGGTCCAAGACCTGGCGGGCCAAGTCCGCCACGATCGACGCGGTCACGGCCTCGCCGGGCACCTGCGTGCGCTGGGAAGCGGCCGCTTCCATCGCCTTGTCAGCGATCGACTCGGCGCTGCGCACACCCCGCTTGCGCAGCCAGGTCCCCAACCGTGCCCGGCCGATCTTGCGCAGAGCGCGAGGGGTCTGGAATCCGGTGAGCAGCACCAGCGGCCCCTTGGCGCCGGAGTAGTCGAAGGCGCGCTCCAAAGCGGGGAAGATCGAGCACAAAGCGTCGCGCAGCCGGTTGACGGCCCGCACCCGGTCGGCTGTCAGGTCGTTGCGGTAGCCGGTCAGCACGGCCAGGGACCGCACGGTCTCGGCGGGCACGTCGATGGGCGCGAAGTCGCAGCGGTGGCGCACCGTTTCGGCGATGACATAGGCGTCGCGGGCGTCGGTCTTGGCCTCGCCCCGGTAGGCGCCGGCCATCCGGTTGACGGTGCGTCCGGGCACGTACAGGGGTTGTTGGCCGTGCGCGGCCAGCAGCGCGAGCAGCAGAGCCGAGGCGGTGCCGCAGATGTCGATGCCCCACACGGCCTCGTCGGCCAGGGCCAGGATCTCGACGAGGGCGTCCAGGATCGAGTTCTCGTCGTTGGCGATCTTGCTCGACCACAGGGTGGTGCCGGTGTCGTCGACCACGGTGGCCCAGTGGTGGGCCTTGCCCGCGTCGATGCCGACCCAGACTCGTTGACGCGAGGGTTCCATCCGCTCCTCCAGGCGTTCGACGTCATGCCGTCGGCCCGTGGAACACCCCGTCGTCATCTCCGTAAACAGCGACTCGTGCGCAGATCTCAATCAGCGATCGGAGCGCCCCGGAGGGACGGGCGGCCACTCCTGGCAAGCCACTGAAGGCAAGCCCCCATCAGCCACACCCGGCCCTCCCGGGCCACTTAACAACTTACGGAGCCCCCATGACCCCCGAATGGCTCGCCGCGATCGGCAGTGTCGGAACGCTGGTCGTCGCGCTCGTCCTTATCATCAAGCAGTACGGGGCTTTGTCCGCCACCGTCAGGCTCTCCAAGAAGCAGGACGAAGCTCTCGTGGCCACCACGAAGGCGCTCAACGACGAGATGGCGTGGCGGCGCAACGAGGCTGATCGTCAACGACAGCAGCAAGCTCGCTCGGTCCGCCTCAGGCTGTTCCGTGGATGGCGACCCGGCGATGACGACGAGCCCCTCATCCTCGCGTTCCTCAAAGGCTCTGGACTTCACCCCAGCGGACTCACTACCAGGATGGTCGTCGCGAACAACAGCGACGGACCGATTCGCGACATCACCGCGACCTCGGGTGACGCACCGATCCGATGCGGCATCGTGCAAGGAGAGCGGCGTATGTCCGCGCCGCCGCTGAATGCCGTCACCGCTGGTGGTTTCGCCCGGCTGTACTGGCTGAAGGAAGTCGATGAGCAAGACATCTCTGTGTACTTCACCGATGAGTCCGGTGTGCGCTGGCGGTTGCATCACCGCGACGGACTGTCCGAGGTACCCGGGGACAAGTGACTGAGTATCCGCTTCCGGCCGCGGGCCTGGGATAGTCCTTGTCCTGCGTTGACCTACCGAGTTCTACGGTGGCGGCATGAGCGAAAGCATGAAACCGGTGAAGGACGAGATCATGGACGGCCTCCATGACCACGTGCTCCACACGGATCAGTCCATCTCGAATGAGGACAGAGAGGTCGTCAACGAGGGCGTCCAGAAGCCTGTGGCCGAACAGGTGGACCCGGTTCGGAATGCGATGTCGGAAGTTGCCCAGGACCCGCCTGCGGACTGAACGTTGGCCCCTCTTCGGAGGGGCCTTCTGCGTGTTCGGGGACCTTCCGCCCATACCGACCTCGCCCCCTCGGTTTCTCGTCCGCATGTGGCTATCCTGCGCCCCTCGCTGACACCCCGGCGTTGCGTGCCATCAACTGGGGAAGTGCGATGGATCATCAGCCACATGGAGAAGAAAGAACAGGTCCTCGTGGCCATCTACCACATCGAGCAGTCTCGGGCCCATGCCCCGTTCCCCATTACGCCAGCTGAGGTCGTCACCAAGACGTCTCTGTCCGAGTACCGCATCAAGTCAGCGTTTCTGTGGCTCAAGGAGAAGGGGTGGCTGCGTGGGGTGAAGCCCGGCGCGTTCGGTCCGGTCCACTTCTTTGATGGTTTGACGCCGGAAGGTCGCGCGGAGGCAGAGCGCCTGATCGCCGAGCTCGGTTGATGGTTCGCCGTGCGCCCGTGCGGGTCGGGCGCCCAGTCACAACACGGCCGCTCCCCTGACACGGCGAGGGCCCCGCCATACGCTGATGGTGCGACCCGATCAGCAAGGCGGAGCCCTCATGCCAAAGCCTACCCCCGCAGTGCCGGCGTCCTTCGGTGAAACCGTCCGTGCCCACCTCGCCGAACAGCGCGTGTCCGTGCGTGAACTCGCCCGCCGTACCCGGTTCGACCACGCATACCTATCCCGTGTGCTGGCAGGGAAGCAGCGTCCCT
This genomic interval carries:
- a CDS encoding IS110 family transposase translates to MEPSRQRVWVGIDAGKAHHWATVVDDTGTTLWSSKIANDENSILDALVEILALADEAVWGIDICGTASALLLALLAAHGQQPLYVPGRTVNRMAGAYRGEAKTDARDAYVIAETVRHRCDFAPIDVPAETVRSLAVLTGYRNDLTADRVRAVNRLRDALCSIFPALERAFDYSGAKGPLVLLTGFQTPRALRKIGRARLGTWLRKRGVRSAESIADKAMEAAASQRTQVPGEAVTASIVADLARQVLDLDDRLKDTEKQIREVFRELDAAKIIESVPGFGPVLGAEFIAAAGDLTAYRDAGHLASAAGLVPVARDSGRRTGNLHRPKRYNRALRRVFFMSALSALKVEGPSREFYQKKRGEGLKHVQAVIALARRRVSVLWALLRDGRVFTPVPPVPLAA